The following coding sequences lie in one Pseudomonas syringae CC1557 genomic window:
- a CDS encoding GNAT family N-acetyltransferase has protein sequence MAYDLRLSKDSDLQELMRISAQARDRYKTIPSLAHVADLPPLSADRFQACRVVVAVDRNSHEIIGFAATRLLDGLLYLDTVCVDPRASGNGIGKALLSYVVAYARDIPVQAVSLTTFREPLWNGPWFRKQGFGPMSDARIGEGLRRVMDRQSLTFIPATRETLWRLL, from the coding sequence ATCGCATATGACCTGCGCCTGTCGAAAGACAGCGATCTACAAGAGTTGATGCGTATCTCGGCGCAGGCCCGGGATCGCTACAAGACAATTCCCTCACTGGCTCACGTTGCCGACCTTCCTCCGTTGAGCGCAGACCGATTCCAGGCCTGTCGGGTGGTTGTCGCTGTCGACCGGAACAGTCATGAAATCATCGGCTTCGCAGCTACGCGACTTCTCGATGGTTTGTTGTACCTGGATACCGTCTGCGTTGATCCCCGCGCTTCGGGCAATGGCATCGGGAAGGCTCTGCTGTCATACGTTGTAGCGTATGCGCGTGACATTCCAGTTCAGGCAGTGAGCCTGACGACTTTTCGTGAACCGCTGTGGAACGGGCCGTGGTTCAGGAAGCAGGGCTTCGGTCCCATGTCGGACGCTCGAATTGGCGAAGGGCTGAGGAGGGTCATGGACCGTCAATCGCTGACATTCATCCCTGCAACGCGTGAGACATTGTGGCGCCTGCTTTGA
- a CDS encoding Pls/PosA family non-ribosomal peptide synthetase, whose product MNNLNLSQPRQNESLPDVIYGPIQPELLREEVLADLLEASARRDPQQVALIFGEHQVSYGELDRQADKVASVLINAGVRPGQIVGLWLPRGIDLLVMQAAIAKTGAAWLPVDQDTPVERLQICLEDASAVGVVCCDALRPMLADTGLTVWTAEVLQSQTEAVAVRRSSVSPDHPAYVIYTSGSTGKPKGIVISQRSICHFLRSENAVLGIRASDRVYQGFSVSFDMSFEEIWIAYLVGATLWIGPKETSGDPETLPRLLNEQRISVLHAVPTLLALFSEDVPSLRLINLGGEMCPDSLVERWATPNRQMFNTYGPTEATVSASLARLSRGRPVSIGTPLPNYGLLVIANDPAVGSTLAPSLLPRGEVGELCIIGPGLAEGYLGRPDLTQEKFLPNPWSTGYHDARLYRTGDLARIDDEGQVQCLGRADDQVKIRGFRVELGEIESLLAQQPGVGTVAVLLRNEGGVDQLIAYLVSDTSTPSAFTSQLRKTLQAQLPPYMVPGHFELLESMPRLTSGKIDRKTLKARPLTVDAKAASAESDVAQTEGEIALFAALSTLFPGMPIRRDADFFTDLGGHSFFAARLASALRANPRFAQVTVRDIYQHRRIGAIAEVLDQAPQEMDAPVDWTPPSAWRRWRCGVAQALALPVMISLRMTQWLAPFFTYHLLTGSPGDSVVLATLASILVFLITTVLQFFIALAAKWLIVGRLKPGIYPLWGVTYFRWWAADRMVESAPTYLLSGSSLYPLWLRALGAKIGQDVIIGGAAVRAHDLLEIGDGVSVGNGVSFENARVERGQLHLGRIALQDNACVGSYVIMEGNTAVGPWGHLEAQSAMADGREVPAGRIWQGSPARDAGAFDTLSQPARPVTSPARLRAEKLFFVFGVLLVATLFFIPVFPTFFLIDWFDTQHVLPWFEGSGPLGQLARYFLLAFPASAVLIVATVLASAALRWIVFPRLKPGRYEVHSNTYCAKWLISQIQEASLNVLSGIYATVYSPFWYRLLGAKVGRDAEISSAQGVIPDMLTLGDETFIADAVMLGDERIDGGWMTMQPTVIAHRSFVGNGSYIPDGTVLPENVLIGVHSCTPHNDKLADGDTWLGSPPIHLPAREQASGAPESLTFKPSRLRRLARGLVEGVRIVTPHAVVIAVGYTVMLDLMPLADDERWGAVMAYLAVIGMAYSVGNFLLIAALKWLVMGRYRKRADPMWTPFVWFSEGITSLYEGMAAPNFMRYLRGTPWLPLAFNVLGCRIGRGVYMDTTDITEFDCVSIGADSELNAGACPQTHLFEDRVMKIDHVSIGERVYMGPRSAVLYSAVVGNDAHLGALTLVMKGEHIPAGSRWAGCPASPDRA is encoded by the coding sequence ATGAATAACCTGAACCTGTCCCAGCCTCGCCAGAACGAATCACTGCCGGATGTTATTTACGGTCCGATTCAACCCGAACTGCTACGCGAAGAAGTGCTGGCCGATCTGCTGGAGGCCAGCGCACGACGTGATCCTCAACAGGTGGCATTGATCTTCGGCGAGCACCAGGTCAGTTATGGGGAGTTGGACCGACAGGCCGACAAGGTGGCGTCTGTGCTGATCAACGCGGGCGTGCGGCCCGGGCAGATAGTCGGCCTGTGGCTGCCGCGTGGCATCGACCTGCTGGTCATGCAGGCTGCTATCGCCAAGACCGGCGCGGCCTGGCTGCCGGTGGATCAGGACACACCGGTAGAGCGTCTGCAAATCTGCCTGGAGGATGCCAGCGCGGTAGGCGTGGTGTGCTGTGACGCGCTAAGGCCGATGCTGGCAGATACCGGCCTGACGGTGTGGACGGCCGAGGTGCTGCAAAGCCAGACCGAGGCAGTTGCGGTTCGCCGCAGCAGCGTGTCGCCGGATCATCCCGCTTACGTGATCTACACCTCGGGTTCGACCGGCAAGCCCAAGGGCATTGTGATTTCCCAGCGCAGCATCTGTCACTTTCTGCGCAGTGAAAACGCCGTACTGGGGATACGAGCCAGTGACCGGGTTTACCAGGGGTTCTCGGTATCGTTCGACATGTCGTTCGAAGAAATCTGGATTGCCTATCTGGTCGGCGCAACGTTGTGGATCGGTCCGAAAGAAACCAGCGGCGACCCGGAAACTCTGCCACGCCTGCTGAATGAGCAGCGCATCAGCGTGTTGCACGCCGTGCCAACCTTGCTGGCGCTGTTCAGCGAAGACGTGCCAAGCCTGCGCCTGATCAATCTGGGCGGTGAAATGTGCCCCGATTCTCTGGTCGAACGCTGGGCCACGCCAAACAGGCAGATGTTCAACACCTACGGGCCTACCGAAGCCACCGTATCGGCAAGCCTGGCGCGTCTGTCGCGTGGTCGCCCGGTGTCGATTGGTACACCGTTACCCAATTACGGGCTGTTGGTCATCGCCAATGACCCTGCGGTCGGAAGCACCCTGGCGCCCAGCCTGCTGCCGCGTGGCGAAGTCGGCGAGCTGTGCATCATCGGCCCCGGCCTGGCTGAGGGGTATCTTGGCCGGCCGGACCTGACCCAGGAAAAATTCCTGCCGAATCCATGGTCCACCGGTTATCACGATGCGCGCCTGTATCGAACCGGCGACCTTGCCCGGATCGACGATGAAGGCCAGGTGCAGTGCCTCGGGCGTGCCGACGATCAGGTAAAAATTCGTGGTTTTCGCGTCGAGCTGGGCGAGATTGAATCGCTGTTGGCGCAACAGCCTGGCGTGGGCACTGTTGCCGTCCTGTTGCGCAACGAGGGGGGCGTTGATCAACTGATTGCTTACCTTGTGAGCGACACATCAACGCCTTCCGCATTCACGAGCCAGTTGCGCAAAACCCTTCAGGCACAGTTGCCGCCGTACATGGTGCCGGGACACTTCGAACTGCTCGAGAGCATGCCGCGCCTCACGTCCGGCAAAATCGACCGTAAAACGCTCAAGGCTCGTCCGTTGACGGTTGATGCCAAGGCCGCCAGCGCAGAGTCCGATGTGGCGCAAACCGAAGGTGAGATCGCACTGTTTGCCGCGCTGAGCACTCTGTTCCCCGGCATGCCGATTCGCCGCGATGCGGACTTTTTCACCGATCTGGGTGGGCATTCCTTTTTTGCTGCGCGTCTGGCCTCGGCGCTGCGTGCCAACCCGCGCTTCGCTCAAGTCACGGTGCGCGACATTTACCAGCATCGGCGTATCGGTGCGATTGCCGAAGTGCTGGATCAGGCGCCGCAAGAGATGGACGCTCCAGTGGACTGGACGCCTCCTTCAGCCTGGCGTCGCTGGCGCTGCGGCGTTGCCCAGGCGCTGGCATTGCCGGTCATGATCAGCCTGCGCATGACCCAATGGCTCGCACCGTTCTTTACCTATCACTTGCTCACCGGCTCGCCCGGCGACTCTGTCGTGTTGGCGACGCTGGCGTCGATCCTGGTATTCCTGATTACAACTGTTCTGCAGTTTTTCATTGCACTGGCGGCCAAGTGGCTGATCGTCGGCCGCCTGAAGCCTGGGATCTATCCGCTGTGGGGCGTTACCTACTTTCGCTGGTGGGCCGCTGACCGCATGGTCGAGTCGGCGCCGACTTACCTGCTGAGCGGTTCTTCACTCTATCCCCTGTGGCTGCGCGCACTGGGCGCTAAGATCGGGCAGGACGTAATTATCGGCGGGGCTGCAGTACGGGCTCATGACCTGCTGGAAATCGGCGACGGGGTCAGCGTAGGCAACGGCGTCAGTTTCGAAAACGCTCGCGTCGAACGCGGCCAGTTGCATTTGGGGCGTATCGCCTTGCAGGACAATGCCTGTGTCGGCTCTTACGTGATCATGGAAGGCAATACTGCCGTAGGCCCGTGGGGACATCTGGAAGCCCAGTCGGCCATGGCCGACGGTCGGGAGGTTCCGGCTGGGCGCATCTGGCAGGGCTCGCCAGCGCGAGATGCCGGCGCGTTCGATACGCTCAGTCAACCTGCACGGCCCGTGACCAGCCCTGCGCGTTTGCGAGCAGAAAAGCTGTTCTTCGTCTTCGGCGTTCTGCTGGTCGCGACGCTGTTCTTCATCCCGGTCTTCCCGACCTTTTTCCTGATCGACTGGTTCGACACGCAGCATGTCTTGCCATGGTTCGAGGGCAGCGGGCCACTGGGACAACTGGCGCGCTATTTCCTGCTCGCGTTTCCGGCCAGTGCGGTGCTGATTGTTGCGACTGTCCTCGCGTCTGCGGCATTGCGCTGGATCGTCTTCCCACGGCTCAAACCGGGACGTTATGAGGTACACAGCAATACCTACTGCGCCAAGTGGCTGATCAGCCAGATCCAGGAAGCGAGCCTCAACGTGCTGTCCGGCATCTACGCCACGGTGTATTCGCCCTTCTGGTATCGGCTGCTGGGCGCAAAAGTAGGGCGCGACGCCGAGATTTCCAGCGCACAGGGCGTCATCCCGGACATGCTGACCCTGGGCGATGAAACCTTTATCGCCGACGCCGTCATGCTGGGCGACGAGCGTATAGATGGCGGCTGGATGACCATGCAGCCGACCGTTATCGCCCATCGCAGTTTTGTCGGTAATGGCAGTTACATCCCGGACGGCACCGTGCTGCCGGAAAACGTCCTGATCGGCGTTCATTCCTGCACACCCCACAACGACAAACTGGCCGATGGCGATACCTGGCTGGGCTCACCACCGATCCACCTGCCTGCCCGCGAGCAGGCGAGTGGCGCTCCCGAATCGCTGACGTTCAAGCCTTCCCGGCTGCGCCGCCTGGCTCGAGGCCTTGTCGAAGGCGTGCGCATCGTCACCCCGCACGCGGTGGTAATCGCCGTTGGCTACACGGTGATGCTTGACCTGATGCCTCTCGCCGACGACGAGCGCTGGGGTGCCGTGATGGCCTACCTCGCCGTCATCGGCATGGCGTACAGCGTGGGTAACTTTCTGCTGATCGCGGCCCTGAAATGGCTGGTGATGGGACGCTATCGCAAACGCGCTGACCCGATGTGGACGCCCTTCGTATGGTTTTCGGAGGGCATCACCAGCCTCTATGAAGGCATGGCCGCGCCGAACTTCATGCGCTACCTGCGCGGCACGCCGTGGTTGCCACTCGCGTTCAATGTGCTCGGTTGCAGGATTGGTCGCGGGGTTTACATGGACACGACCGACATCACTGAATTCGACTGCGTCAGCATCGGCGCAGACAGCGAACTGAATGCCGGCGCCTGCCCGCAGACCCATCTGTTCGAAGACCGAGTCATGAAAATCGACCACGTCAGCATCGGCGAACGCGTGTACATGGGGCCACGCAGCGCCGTGCTCTATAGCGCCGTCGTCGGCAACGATGCGCACCTTGGCGCACTGACCCTGGTGATGAAGGGCGAGCACATCCCTGCCGGCAGCCGCTGGGCCGGCTGCCCCGCGTCACCTGACAGGGCATGA
- a CDS encoding formate/nitrite transporter family protein, producing the protein MSLNTPQQIAEIAVESGIKKAHLSLSSLMILGFLAGAFIALGFLLDIHVSTMIPHEWASLGNLLGAVVFPVGLILVVLAGGELLTGNMMSLPMALFAGRIGLGQLVRNWLLVTLANLIGALFVAYCFGHLVGLTEGPFMAKTVAIANAKVGASFEQAFISGIGCNWLVCLAVWLSYASKDVIGKVVGMWFPVMAFVAIGFQHIVANMFVIPAAIFAGALSWAQFGDNFIPVFLGNAVGGAVFVGLAYHLAFSNAATRPTELSRTSGAQTPE; encoded by the coding sequence ATGTCTCTGAACACCCCGCAGCAAATCGCTGAAATCGCCGTCGAAAGCGGCATCAAGAAGGCTCATTTGAGCCTGTCCTCGTTGATGATTCTGGGCTTTCTGGCAGGGGCTTTCATTGCTCTCGGGTTTCTTCTCGACATTCATGTCAGCACCATGATCCCCCACGAGTGGGCGTCGCTGGGCAATCTGCTTGGCGCTGTGGTGTTCCCGGTCGGGTTGATTCTGGTGGTGCTCGCTGGCGGAGAGTTGCTGACTGGCAACATGATGAGCCTGCCAATGGCACTGTTCGCCGGGCGTATCGGCCTGGGTCAGTTGGTGCGTAACTGGTTGCTGGTGACGCTGGCCAATCTGATCGGCGCGCTGTTCGTCGCCTATTGTTTCGGCCATCTGGTGGGCCTGACTGAAGGCCCCTTCATGGCCAAGACCGTAGCCATCGCCAATGCCAAGGTGGGGGCCAGCTTCGAACAGGCATTCATCTCGGGCATTGGCTGCAATTGGCTGGTTTGCCTGGCGGTGTGGCTCAGCTACGCGAGCAAGGACGTAATCGGTAAAGTGGTCGGCATGTGGTTTCCGGTGATGGCATTCGTCGCAATCGGCTTTCAGCACATCGTCGCCAATATGTTCGTCATACCTGCAGCAATCTTTGCTGGTGCCTTGAGCTGGGCGCAGTTCGGCGACAATTTCATTCCGGTATTTTTGGGCAACGCAGTGGGCGGCGCGGTATTCGTCGGCCTGGCCTATCATTTGGCATTCTCCAATGCGGCAACCCGGCCTACTGAGCTGTCCAGGACCAGCGGCGCGCAAACACCGGAATAA
- a CDS encoding DUF1493 family protein, whose product MNNDDVDYELLGKIVACIQETFEFSANAFEDLSLATDINRDLGIEGDDANELMPEFFERFSVNIENYDPYRYFVPEGYDLFSFRRGKERQGKIPIKLGMLYWAAKTKTWDPAILEQIDYSSMPLYTSTAEIPLPGYEIHSR is encoded by the coding sequence ATGAACAATGACGACGTTGATTACGAACTACTCGGGAAAATAGTAGCGTGCATTCAAGAAACATTTGAGTTCAGTGCAAATGCTTTTGAAGACTTAAGCCTAGCCACAGATATCAATCGTGACCTCGGCATTGAAGGGGATGATGCAAACGAGCTGATGCCTGAATTCTTCGAGCGATTTTCGGTTAACATCGAAAACTATGACCCATACAGATACTTCGTACCCGAAGGTTACGACCTATTTTCTTTCCGGCGAGGTAAGGAACGGCAGGGGAAAATACCGATCAAGTTAGGTATGTTGTATTGGGCCGCTAAAACAAAGACTTGGGATCCGGCGATATTGGAGCAGATCGACTATAGTTCCATGCCTCTGTACACAAGTACTGCTGAAATTCCGTTGCCAGGCTATGAGATACATAGCAGATAG
- a CDS encoding STM2901 family protein, translated as MPNIYCYDGDCGLTADHLLWVIAAETTMEEFGIDDIVSALAIVSGANVIPTRGKPGGAIPNTSVASILSRRMLRKIKFPGGYRAPTLVGMRPPKLRRTPYIAAFVGRAIPVFGWAYTAAELGLIGYKTVVTYNAIVRPEDQVF; from the coding sequence GTGCCGAACATTTACTGTTATGACGGAGACTGTGGGCTCACTGCGGATCATTTGCTCTGGGTGATTGCAGCCGAGACTACGATGGAAGAATTTGGCATAGACGATATAGTGTCTGCCTTGGCTATTGTAAGCGGGGCTAATGTAATTCCAACTAGAGGAAAGCCTGGCGGCGCAATCCCAAACACCTCTGTAGCCTCGATACTTTCACGGCGCATGCTTAGAAAAATAAAATTCCCCGGGGGATATCGAGCTCCAACACTAGTCGGAATGCGGCCCCCAAAGTTGAGAAGAACCCCATACATCGCCGCATTCGTAGGGCGTGCGATACCGGTATTCGGATGGGCTTATACCGCCGCCGAGCTAGGCCTGATTGGCTACAAGACTGTAGTCACCTACAACGCTATTGTGCGCCCCGAAGATCAGGTATTTTGA
- a CDS encoding Hcp family type VI secretion system effector has translation MAFDTFLWIDGLDGDSSDSEHKNWIEITAYNLAATQAVSRTASSAGGATVGRVYLSHFSIVKRVDIATPKILEACCSGQHFKKIIMSVHRAGGEKQKYLEVVFEEVIISGIHSGNIFDPAASSFPEDVVWFDYAKVNIVYSQQSRTTGLIMGKISAGWDQIRNNTYA, from the coding sequence ATGGCATTTGATACTTTTTTATGGATAGACGGTCTTGATGGCGATTCCTCGGACTCCGAGCATAAAAACTGGATAGAGATAACTGCCTACAACCTTGCTGCTACTCAAGCGGTCTCCAGAACGGCCAGCTCGGCTGGTGGTGCCACCGTAGGCCGCGTCTACTTAAGTCACTTCAGCATTGTGAAGCGTGTAGATATTGCAACACCTAAAATACTTGAGGCCTGTTGTTCGGGGCAGCACTTCAAAAAGATAATAATGAGCGTGCATAGGGCTGGCGGAGAAAAACAAAAGTATCTGGAAGTTGTATTTGAAGAAGTGATTATAAGTGGCATCCACAGCGGAAACATATTCGACCCTGCAGCCTCGTCATTTCCAGAAGACGTCGTGTGGTTTGATTACGCTAAAGTCAACATTGTTTACTCCCAGCAAAGCCGCACCACGGGGCTGATTATGGGCAAAATCTCTGCTGGCTGGGACCAGATCCGCAACAACACTTACGCATAA
- a CDS encoding sensor domain-containing protein: MRGVIIDNSVLEALRLSECKFASVFAQCPDTMIIASLVNGHIMDANAAFARQTGIAIDEAIGRTPTELNLWAVPGMGPNILEQLQKGVIHNLEVPFRCKNGQTFSGLMSAQPLDFCSTPAVLVVVRDITQLKQAQQQLQFSEEKFANAFHDSPDGLALTRQEDGMVLEVNEGFCRITGYSEQQCVAHSTFDLGIWADLNDRHTMIERLKSHGSVRDLRVRLRDASGNIRICELSSQPLVIAGEDCLLTISRDITQNQQMQEKLHLAATVFESTAEGVLITDTDQRITAVNRAFSAITGYSESEALGQTPRLLASGQHDSAFYAAMWHQLSAEGHWQGEISNRRKNGELYPSWLTISAVCNKGGLLTHFVAVFADISSLKHAQARLDYQAHHDPLTGLPNRTLFESRLQSALLHSEESGGLGAVLFLDLDRFKHINDSLGHPVGDLLLKGIAHRLKESLRDIDTVARLGGDEFIVLLPGLLQPGDALTIAHKLLACFSAPFQAGEHELFISPSIGSCIFPTDGSDVATLVKNADAAMYQSKAKGRNRVESYTRDLTVQASERIALEQELRRALDRNQLSLSYQPKISLLTETLVGAEALIRWSHPTLGDVPPESFIPLAEENGMILQIGDWVLEQACRQMGKWRKAFQPFGPLSVNLAGAQLRQPNLVEHIEELLADNGLSPDCLQLEITENFIMSQTQEALEVLHKLKKLGVQLAIDDFGTGYSSLSYLKRLPLDILKIDQSFVRGLPDDTHDAAIVRAIIALGRSLQLTVIAEGVETREQQQFLASEGCEQMQGFISSLPVLPEEFSARFLLMNLSDVSDSTAAKPPL, from the coding sequence ATGCGTGGAGTAATAATCGATAACAGCGTCCTGGAAGCGTTGCGCTTGTCGGAATGCAAGTTCGCCTCTGTTTTCGCTCAATGCCCAGATACGATGATCATCGCCAGCCTTGTCAATGGACACATCATGGATGCCAACGCGGCGTTCGCGAGGCAGACGGGGATTGCGATTGACGAGGCGATTGGCAGAACCCCCACCGAGCTGAATCTGTGGGCAGTTCCAGGCATGGGTCCAAACATTCTGGAGCAATTGCAAAAAGGCGTTATCCACAATCTGGAAGTCCCTTTTCGGTGCAAGAACGGCCAGACCTTTTCGGGCCTCATGTCAGCCCAGCCTCTCGATTTCTGCTCAACGCCAGCCGTGCTGGTAGTCGTCCGCGACATTACCCAGCTCAAACAAGCCCAGCAGCAATTGCAATTCTCCGAAGAGAAGTTCGCCAACGCCTTCCACGACTCTCCTGACGGACTGGCGCTAACCCGCCAGGAGGACGGGATGGTATTGGAGGTCAATGAAGGGTTTTGCCGCATTACCGGGTACAGCGAACAGCAATGCGTTGCGCACTCGACGTTCGATCTTGGCATCTGGGCTGACCTGAATGATCGCCACACCATGATTGAACGACTTAAAAGCCACGGTTCCGTGCGTGACCTGAGAGTCCGCCTGCGCGACGCCAGTGGCAACATCCGGATCTGTGAGTTGTCATCGCAGCCGCTCGTGATCGCAGGTGAAGACTGCCTGCTGACGATCTCGCGGGACATCACCCAAAACCAGCAAATGCAGGAAAAACTGCATCTTGCGGCAACGGTCTTCGAAAGCACTGCCGAGGGCGTACTGATCACCGACACCGATCAGCGCATCACAGCTGTCAACCGGGCATTCAGTGCGATTACCGGATACAGCGAGAGCGAAGCGCTCGGCCAGACACCTCGCCTGCTCGCCTCAGGCCAGCATGACAGCGCATTCTACGCAGCGATGTGGCACCAACTGAGCGCCGAAGGTCACTGGCAGGGCGAGATCAGCAACCGTCGCAAGAATGGCGAGCTTTACCCAAGCTGGCTGACCATCAGCGCCGTGTGCAACAAAGGCGGCCTCTTGACGCATTTCGTCGCAGTATTCGCCGACATCTCCAGCCTTAAACACGCCCAGGCAAGACTGGACTATCAGGCACATCACGATCCCCTTACCGGCCTGCCCAATCGAACCCTATTCGAGAGCCGCCTGCAGTCAGCGCTGCTGCACAGCGAGGAGTCAGGCGGTCTTGGTGCTGTGTTGTTCCTGGATCTGGACCGCTTCAAGCATATCAACGACAGCCTGGGCCATCCGGTCGGCGATCTGCTCCTCAAGGGCATTGCTCATCGCCTCAAGGAGAGCCTGCGAGACATCGACACCGTTGCACGGCTCGGTGGTGACGAGTTCATCGTCCTGCTACCCGGCCTGCTGCAACCCGGTGACGCACTGACCATCGCCCATAAACTGCTGGCCTGCTTTAGCGCGCCTTTCCAGGCGGGTGAACACGAGCTCTTCATCAGCCCCAGCATCGGCAGTTGCATATTCCCCACAGACGGCAGCGACGTCGCGACGCTGGTCAAAAATGCCGACGCCGCCATGTACCAATCCAAGGCCAAAGGCCGCAACCGCGTCGAAAGCTACACCCGTGATCTGACGGTTCAGGCCAGCGAACGCATCGCGCTGGAGCAGGAGTTGAGGCGCGCACTCGACCGTAACCAGTTGAGCCTGTCCTACCAGCCCAAGATCAGCCTGCTGACCGAGACGCTGGTGGGTGCTGAAGCGCTGATTCGCTGGAGCCACCCGACCTTAGGCGACGTGCCCCCTGAAAGCTTCATCCCGCTGGCCGAAGAGAACGGCATGATCCTGCAAATCGGTGACTGGGTGCTGGAGCAAGCCTGCCGTCAAATGGGCAAGTGGCGCAAAGCCTTTCAGCCATTCGGCCCGCTATCGGTCAACCTGGCAGGCGCCCAGCTGCGTCAGCCAAACCTGGTCGAACACATCGAAGAGCTGCTGGCAGACAACGGGCTGTCGCCCGATTGTCTGCAACTGGAAATCACCGAAAACTTCATCATGAGCCAGACGCAGGAAGCACTGGAGGTGCTGCACAAACTGAAGAAACTCGGCGTGCAATTGGCCATCGACGACTTCGGCACCGGCTACTCATCGCTGAGCTACCTCAAACGCCTGCCACTGGACATCCTCAAGATCGACCAGTCCTTCGTCCGCGGCCTTCCCGACGACACCCACGACGCCGCCATCGTCCGCGCCATTATCGCACTGGGCCGAAGCCTGCAATTGACCGTAATTGCCGAAGGCGTCGAGACCCGCGAACAGCAGCAATTCCTCGCCTCCGAAGGCTGCGAACAGATGCAAGGCTTCATCAGCAGCCTGCCCGTCCTCCCCGAAGAATTCAGCGCGAGGTTTCTTCTTATGAATCTTTCGGACGTTTCGGATAGCACAGCCGCGAAACCGCCGTTATAA